DNA from Pseudoalteromonas marina:
AATTACTATCTGGAAGAAGAGTTTTGTAGTTAATATCGTGACTTGTTAACAATGAAATAGCTAACGGCTGCTCAATAATCCACTCAAGTGCATAACGTAAGCAAATATCAGCTAAACCATCACGGTAGTATCCACCGCCAATGTCTGAATGCGCGCCTGCAAACCACAGTTCAGTAATGTTATTTTGATGGTTCATCAGCGTAGGCTCAAACGCACGGCGTTTTTCATCAAGTGCCACGCAGTGCAGTGCTTGTGAAATATTATTAGCAATGGTGTGGTTTTCAAAAATAACGTGCTCGGCGCCGCGTGTCGCTTTACTCACTTTTGATAAGCCAATTGAGGCCACGGTATCAAATACACATACGTACACATTATTACTAATCAAAGGTTCCAGAATTTTTGCAAAACGCCTAGCGAGAGCGCCACCTCGGCTAAAACCGGTAAGTAAAAGGGTATCGCCTAGTTGGTAATGCGTTTTAAAATCACGCATGGCTTGATTTAAAATACTGGCAACATCGTCACCACGTGGCGCTAAAGTTTGGTTTAAAATGCGTTTTAACCGGCTACCTTTAGTGCCAATACCTTGATAATAAAAGCTCAATTGTTGCGAGAAAGGTGTAGTGGGGGAACCATCAAGTTTGCCGCCTAATAATAAGTGCAGCTTAACAATGTTAGAAATACTACTGTCTTCTTTAAAATGCTCTGAGCTAAATTGGTCTGCGTCACGGGGCTCATTTCCTGTGCCATCAAAGTTAAAAACTAGTGTTTTTCCCGTCATTGCCTTATTCCCTAAGTGGTTTGTATAAATTTACATGGGAATTGTGAAAAATCAAAGACAGCGGTAATAAAAATTTATTAAATCTGCTTATTACCGCCATGGGTTATTTATTAATGCAATTTCATTTTAGGGCGCACTACACGCAGTACTTTTTCGCTTATCCATAACGCAAAGGTTTTTGCGCTACCGTGTATGGCGCGCTGGTGCATACGATACAGCGATATATACATAAAGCGGGCTATTTTACCTTCAATAAAAAAGGTGTTGCTGGTTAAGTTACCCATTAAATTACCGACTGTGCTGTAGCGCGATAAGTTAACGAGAGAGCCGTGGTCGCTGTATTTAAACTCGCTTAGCGGCTGGTGTTTAAGTGTTGCAATAAGGTTTTTTTCAACACATTGTGCCATTTGATGGGCCGATTGCGCGCGTGGCGGTACAAGTTTTCCGTCTTCTTGGGTAAAGGCGCAGCAATCGCCAAGTACAAAAATACTTTCATCTACGGTGCTTTGTAAGAACTTGTTTACTTGAATTTGGTTGCTGCGAGTAAGCTCAAAAACACCTAGGTCTTTAATAAAATCTGGCGCTTTTACGCCTGCCGCCCATACCATAATATCGGCATTAATATGTTCTTCGTCTTTTGTTATAAAGCCTTGCTCGGTGGCTTCTTTTACTTGGGTTTGTTCTCGCACGTTTACGCCCAATTTTAACAGCTCGCGTTTGGCACTTACGGCAATACGCTCTGGTAATGCAGGTAAAATACGTGGACCGGCTTCAATTAAATGAATGTGCAAACGTTTAGACGACATGTTTGTAAGGCCGTAAAGCTTTAGTAATTCAGACACGTGATACAGCTCTGCCGAGAGCTCAACGCCTGTTGCGCCGCCGCCAACAATGGCAATATCAAGAGATTGTTGCTGGTTGTCGTCTTGGTGAAGGCGGGTAAAGCTATCGAGCAAAGAATGCTGAAAACGCTCAGCTTGCTGGTTTGAATCTAAAAAGTAGCAATGCTCTTTTATGCCTGGGGTATTAAAGTCGTTACTTACACTGCCAATAGCAATAACAAGGTGGTCGTAGCGTACAGTGCGTTTGGGCAAAATAGTGTGGCCAAGTTCGTCAAAAAGTGGTGCGAGGGTAATTGTTTTATTACTTTGGTCGATATTACAAAAGGTACCAAGTTGGAAATTATAATGATGTTTTGCGGCATGGGCAGAGTAAACTACGCCATCTAAATCGGGGTCAATAGAGCCTGTGGCTACTTCGTGCAGTAAAGGCTTCCATATGTGGGTGCGGTTTTTGTCTATTAATAAAATATCTGCGTGTTTTTTCTTTCCTAGTTTATGCCCTAATTGAGTTGCAAGCTCTAATCCGCCAGCGCCGCCGCCAATAACGACGATTTTAGGAGTGGTTATGTTCATGACTATGCCCTTAAAAATAATATACCCAAGCAATCTGTTTTATTATTTTTAAAATGACTTGGGTATCGAAAATTATTTTGGCAAAGCTCACTTTTATGGGGCTATAGTGTGCGCCTAAATAATGGATATGTCAGCAGTAAATCACCTAATTTACGGTATACTAACTTGCAAATACTTCATCTAGGCTGCATTTTTCTGTTATAGCCCTGTGTTATCAACGCCAAAAAGGACATTTTTATGAATACGCCGCTTTTACAATCACTTGAGCAACATTTTGGTTTTAACCAGTTTAGAGCAGGGCAGCAGCAAACTATAGAGCAGCTTTTAAATGGGCAATCGTCCCTTGCTATATTCCCTACAGGGTCGGGTAAGTCGTTGTGTTATCAGCTAACGGCTATGCATTTAGAAAACTTAACGTTAGTGGTGTCGCCATTACTAGCCTTAATGAAAGATCAAATTAGTTTTTTAAATAGCAAAGGTATTTACGCGGCAAGCCTTGATTCTAGCCAAGACCAAATGCAAAGCAGCACCGTAATGAACGATGTGCGAAATGGTAAAATTAAAGTGTTAATGGTGTCGGTAGAGCGCTTTAAAAACGAGCGATTTAGAGAGTTTATAAGCCAGGTTGCGCTGTCTATGCTGGTGGTAGATGAGGCGCACTGTATATCTGAATGGGGGCATAACTTCAGACCTGACTACTTAAAACTACCGCGATATCGCGAAGAGCTAAATATTCCACTAGTACTATTGCTTACCGCCACCGCCACTAAAAAAGTAAAACGCGACATGAGCGAGCGTTTTAATATTGCCCCTGAGTGCATTGTACAAACTGGCTTTTACCGCGCTAACCTCGATTTAAGCGTGCTAAGTGTAAAAACGGCTGATAAAAACACCGAACTTACAAACATAGTGCGTGCGCAAAATGGCCCAGGTATTGTGTATGTAACACTGCAGCAAAGTGCTGAGCAAGTGGCTAACACGCTAAGTGCGCAAGGTATTCAGGCGGTTGCGTATCATGCAGGGCTTGAAGATACACTCCGGTGGCAAATTCAAGATGATTTTATGGCGGGTAAAATTAACGTAGTTGTAGCAACTATAGCCTTTGGTATGGGCGTTGATAAATCAGACATTCGCTTTGTTATTCATTACGATTTACCAAAATCGATTGAAAACTACAGCCAAGAAATTGGCCGCGCAGGGCGCGATGGCAACCCATCAAACTGCTACACGCTTGCTAATTTAGATGGCCTAAACACAGTAGAAAACTTTGTATATGGCGACACCCCTGAGCTGAGTGGCATTGAATATGTAATTAACGATATTCGCCAAGCCCAACAGCAATGGGAAATGCAAGAATACAGCCTTTCAAGCGAAAGTAATATTCGCCAATTAGCACTTAAAACATTACTGGTTCAACTTGAAATGCAAGGCGCAATTACGCCGCAGTACGCCTATTATGCCGATTTTAAATACAAGTTCTTGGTTGATAAAAACGAGCTACTTAGCCAGTTTGACGAGCAGCGCCAAGCCTTTTTAACGCAAATATTTAGCCATACCGATTTTAAAAAAATATGGGGCACGCTCAATTTTGACACCCTTACCCAAGCCGCGCAGGTTGACCGTAAACGGGTTGTGGCCGCGCTTGACTACCTAGCTGAAAAAAACCTTATAACGCTTGAAACCAAACGCATTACCCAAGTATATAAAGTGCATAGTGAAGTTATAAATAACCCAGAGCTTGCCCAGCAGTTACACCACTACTTTGCTGATAAAGAACAAGCTGAAATAAAACGAATTGCTGCTTTAGTGCGCTTTTTTGAGCTACAAACTTGCCTGAGTTATAACTTAGCGCGCTACTTTGACGACCAAAACGCGCCAGCGCAATGCGGGCATTGCAGTGTATGCCGTGGTAATACTGTAAAACTAGAATACTCACTAGCGCCTGTAACTATTAATGATGACGTTATTTATCAAAAGGTAGATGAGTTTTTGGCGCATATGGCCACAAAGGGAGTTCATAACGTGGGTGTTGAAACCCAGTGCCGCTTTTTAGCGGGTATGAGCGTGCCATTGTTTGCTCGTAATAAGGTACGCCAACTCAGCGGATTTGCACTTTGTGAACAACTACGATATAGCGATATAAAAGCCACACTGCTTGGCAGATAGCCATTAAAGTAATGATCAAACCTGCATAATTATAAAAAATGTTAAATTTTTGTTTGTTTTTTCAGCGTTTAACTATACTCAACTTGACTATAAAGGTCATATAAAACGAGGTGAACGATGAAACTGCAAAAATTGATGCTGTTAGGAGTGTTTATTTCAGGGACTAGTTACGCTGAAATTAATATTTCAGGCTTTGCAAGTATTAACGCGGGTAAAGTACTCAGTGGAAGTGGTGTGCCGCAATATGGTGTTGAGCCAACCTTTTTGGCTGACTACCCTAATGTGAGTGGCTACACAGAAGACTTATCTTTCTCTCCAGAGTCGTTAATTGGTATACAATTGTCGGGGGATCTTGGTGAGGGCTTATCTGTCACAGGTCAAATTGTTGCCCGAGGTGTAAACGATTTTGATGCTAATTTTGAGTGGGCATATATTTCGTACGAAATAAATGATAATTGGACGGTTCAAGCAGGTAAAAAGCGTTTACCTCTTTTTTATTACTCAGATTTTTTTGACGTAGGTTACGCATATGTATGGATGCGTGCACCTGCCGACAATTATACATGGCAAGTATTTAACTATGAGGGCATAAACCTTCTCTATTCTGGCTCGATTGGAGAGTGGGGTGTGTCTGCTAATGTGTATGCTGGTAAAGAAGATGATGACGACAACAAACTGCTATCAGACTTTTTCTTTCAAGAGCCTACCCGAGAAATTTGGGAAGATATGCTAGGTGGTGTACTTTCGTTAAGCCATGATTGGCTTGAATTGAGAGTAACGCATATGCAATACACTAATAAACGCTTTCGTTCTGGAGAGCCGGTTTTATGGGATGGAAAAGATAGCCGTGATGGCAAATTCTATGGCTTAGCTGCCAATTTTGATTTTGGCGACTTTTTTGTACTAAGCGAACTTAACCGTTTAGATCTAGACGGAAACCTAGACACTTATATGATCAGTGCAGGGTATCGGTTTGATGCAATTACGCCTTATGTGATGTTTTCAGATTTTGAGCAAGAAGGTGAGGGAGATACTGAAAGCCATAATACCTTTGCGGTGGGGGTTCGTTGGGATTTTCATCCTTCGGCGGCACTCAAAATGCAGTACGACAGGGTAAAAGATGATTCATTCGAGTTAGCGGTAGCGGGTGATAGTAAAGCAATCACGCTTGGTGTTGATGTTGTATTTTAAGGGGAATTAAAAATGAAAAAATTAATGTTATGTGTACTGTTTTTGTTTAGCAATGTTGCCTTTGCTGATTTTGCTATTATTGTACATCCTTCAAACGAGAGTAGTTTTGATGAGTCCGTCATTAGTCGAATTTATACCGGAAAAGAAAAGTCGTTTAGTAATGGCAATACGATCATTCCAATATCACAAGATTCAAAAAATCCGACTACGGAGCAGTTTAACAGTAAACTGCTTAATAAAAGTGCGTCGCAGTTAAGAGCCTATTGGTCAAAGCTTATTTTTACGGGAAAAGGAACACCACCCAAAGAGCTAGAAAATGACTCAGAGGTGATCAAAATGGTTGCAGCTAACCCAAATACGATTGGGTTTGTTTCGGCATCTGCCGTGTCTGATGATGTGAAGGTGGTATTAAACTTTTAATTTAAAATTAAAAGCCAACAATAAAGCGTGTTAACGAGTAGCACGCTTTTTATTACTCTATTTGTTCACCATTAAAATTAACTAGCACGTTTAGCCTGCTCGTGTATCCTACTTAGTGTGTTTCTTTTATTTAAGCCGCTATGCCTAATACTGTTATTCCAAGTAAAACTATTTCCTCTACACCTGAGCCCGTAACCTGCGCCAATTGCCAAGCATGTTGCTGCCAATTAGAAGTGCGCATAGTAACCGACACCGGTGTGCCTTTTCAGTACATTGATTACGACAAGTGGGGCAGCGAAGTAATGAAACGCGCAGACGATGGCTGGTGCCAAGCACTCGACCGCAATACGCTAATGTGTACCATTTATGAAAACCGCCCACTTACTTGCCGTGAGTTTGAAATGGCCTCGAACGAGTGTATTACAGAGCGCGAAATAGCCGGTATTTAATACAAGCATATGTATTAAAAAGGGGCTTAAAAAGCCCCTTTGGTTTATCTGTGTTTTGCACTAATTAGTCGTATTTAGCTTCTAGCTCATTAGCCGTATGAAACTTCTCGTGGCTTTGTAATTGCTCGTCGTATTTTACTAGGTTTTTAAAGTGACCTAGCTGACCTGAGTTTTTAACAATTTCAACAATAAACGACATCATAAAATCGGCGCCGGTTAGGGTGTCGCCAACTAAATAACGTTTACCTTCTAGCCGGTCGTTAAAGTAGCTAATAACTTTAGCGGTTTCGGCGTCGGCGTAGCCTTCTAAAAATTGTGTTTTAGCGCCATCTTTAAGCACAAACATTTTAAGTAGTAGCGGTAAAATGGCAGAGCTTTCAGCAAAGTGTAGCCATTGTTGGTAATCAACGTAGTCAGCGGTGCCAGCCTCTGGTGCAAACTTTCCGTTACCGTATTTAGTAATTAAGTAATCAGTAATAGCGCCAGATTCGGTAACAATTAACCCATCGTCTTCAATAACCGGCGACTTACCGAGTTGGTGAACTTGCTTTAGCTCATCAGGCGCTAAAAATGTGTCTTTGTTACGTTGGTAAGCAACAATTTCGTAATCAACTTCTAGTTCTTCTAAAAGCCAAATAATACGTTTTGAGCGCGATTTATTTAAATGGTGTAGTTTTATCATGTCAGTCCTTGTTGGCTTTGCTGGTTGCAGCAACGCTGTGTTTATATATTTTAGTTAAAGTGCATCGTTGATTTTAACAACGGTTTTACCAAAGTTTTTACCACTAAGCATATCGTTAAATGCGCTTACAGTGTTTTCAATACCTTCTACCATGTGCTCGCGGTATTGTACTTTGCCATCCTGCAGCCACTTTTGCATGTCTTGGGCAAATTCATTGTAGCGGTGACCGTAGTCGTCAAAAATTATAAAGCCTTGCATTTTAATACGTTTAGTAAGCAACTGCCCCATTAGCATACCCATACGGTCAGGGCCTTCAGGTAAGCTTGTTGCGTTATACTGCGATACTAAACCACACAGCGGTACACGAGCTGCGGTATTAAGTAATGGTAATACGGCATCAAACACTTTACCGCCCACATTTTCGTAATAAACATCTATGCCTTTATCACAGGCTTTTTCTAGTTGCTCTGCAAAGTCATCGGCTTTGTGATCAATACAGGCATCAAACCCTAGTTTTTCAACTGCATGGGCACATTTTTCGCTGCCACCAGCAACGCCTACCACTTTACAGCCTTTAATTTTAGCTATTTGGCCAACGGTTGCACCAACTGGCCCCGTTGCTGCGGCTACGACTACCGTTTCGCCTTCTTTAGGTGCGCCAATATCAAGTAGGCCCATATACGCCGTAAAGCCCGGCATACCCATAATGCCTAGCGCGTACGAAGGATTTGCAGGCTCTTTGCCTAATTGCATAAGGCCTTCGCCATTACTAATGGCGTAGCTTTGCCAACCTGTGTAGGCAAGTACCCACTCGCCTTCGCTAAATTTATCGTTTTTAGACTTTTCTACTTGGCACACGGTAGCGCCAACCATTACGTCACCCACGTTTACCGGATCGGCGTACGACTTTGCGTCGCTCATGCGGCCACGCATGTATGGGTCAAGTGATAAGTAAATAGTGCGCAGCAGCATCTCGCCATCTTTAAGGGCTGGTAAATCGACTGTTTTAAGCTCAAAGTTTTTATCGGTTGGAGTACCGTGTGGGCGTGATGCTAAAGTAAGTTGACGACTAGTTGCAGACATAAAATTCTCCTTTTGAATATGAACCCACTTAACGAATGTGTATGCGTTTAATAACCCGATTGGCATAAACAATAATGCGCGCTAAGTAGTAAATGTATGTAAAAATTTGTACCTTACAACAGGAGTTTTGGGCGAGGGGCTGTTAATTCAACCTTAAGCGGAGTAATTATTCTAAAAGGTTTATTTGAGCTTGCTAAAAATATGACTATCGTAAAATGCGCCATTTTTATAAATGGCTTGTTTAAGAACGGCCTCGGCCTTAAAACCACATTTAGTCAGTGCCTTTATAGAACCAGTATTACCAGCAAATACAGCGCCAAAAATACGGTTTAGGTTTGAGGTTTTAAATGCGTCATCGCAAATTTTTGTAATAGCGTGAGTCATTATTCCTTGCCCCCAAAAGTCACTATTAAGCCAATAGCCTATTTCGCCACTGCGGCTATACTCGAATTCTCCGGGCGTTATGCCTATACACCCCGCAAATTGCTCATCTACAACAATGGCCTTAACTATTCCACTTTTAGAGCCTTGGTTTATCCACCAATCGGCGTCGGCTTGGGTATACGGAAATGGAATTTTAGACGATAAAAAGCGGGTCACCTGTTCATCGTTTAAGGTATTAATAATGTGTGGCGCGTCCTTTGGTTTAAAGTATCTTAGGGTAATCATTGTTTTAATTAAGTATAGGGTGAATAAGGTTTAACTTAGCAAGCAATTAGAGATTGCACAATCACAAAGATTAACCGCTTACGCCTATAACTTTGTTTTAAAGTACTCTAATATAAGCAAAATATAATACTGTTTAAGATACCTTTTATGCACCCACACATAGCCGCCCTATATAATAGTGCCCAAAAGCCAAGCCGTTTAATTGTAGGTTTAATGAGTGGTACCTCGTTAGATGGGCTCGATGTAGCGCTATGTAAGGTAAGCGGCGCGGGCTTAAACACACATATTGAAATATTAAATTTTACCACCGTTGAATATAGCGACGATTATAAAAGCAAAATAAAGGAGGTATTTGCAAAGCGAGAGTGCGATTTAGAACTAGTAACCTTACTGCATCCGTGGGTAGGTAAGCTCCATGGCAATATGGTTAATCAGTGCTTAAAAGTGTGGCAAGTGGACCCTAGTACAATTGATGTTATAGCCAGTCACGGGCAAACAATTTACCACTGCCCACAGTCGCAACATAATCATAAAAGCTTTACTAATGGCACGTTACAAATTGGCGACAGCGACCAAATAGCCGTTACTACCGGCATTACAACCATTGGCGATTTTAGGCAAAAGCACATAGCCGCAGGAGGCGAAGGTGCCCCCCTTGCGGTATATGGCGATTACTTGTTTTTTTCAAGCCTTGTTGAAAACCGTATTTTACTTAACATGGGTGGTATAGCTAACTTAACTTTTTTACCCAAAAGCGGTGATGCAAACAGTGTATTTAGCTCTGATATTGGCCCGGGTAATACAATAATGGATGCCTATGTACAAAAATATTTTGAGGGGATGCATTTTGACGACGGTGCAAAAATAGCAAAAGCAGGGAAAGTAAATATGCCTTTACTTCATGCATTATGCGCAGATGACTTTTTTAATTTAAGCATGCCCAAAACAACAGGGCCAGAAGTGTTTAATTTAGCGTATTTAAAAGCGGCTCAAGCACTCACCAATACGCTTGACTTAACTCACCACGATGTAATGGCAACACTCAATGCATTTAGTGCTAATGTAATAAGCGATGCAATAAAACAGTGTGCTAAACACGAGGCAAATTGTGTGGTGTATGCCAGTGGTGGTGGAATACATAACCCACTATTAATGGAGCAGCTTTTAAACCTTTGCCCAGAGGTTAAGGCGTTTAAAAACACACAGGTATTAGGAATAGACCCCGATGCTAAAGAAGCCGTGTTATTTGCTATTTTAGCCAACGAATGCCTAGCAGGTGAGCAGCAACACCTTAATAATACCGCGCAAGGTATTGCGGGAGTGACTATGGGAAAAATAAGTTTTCCCGACTAACCGCTATTGATAAAAGCGTTTTAAAACAATGATAAAAAGGTCGAGCCTACCCCAGCAAAATAGCGGCGAAAACCGTGTGGTTTTGACTGCTCAATATTTACAAGTGGCGCGTTGTAGCCGCCCTCAAATGCGTTAATATTCATATCAAACTGAAGGCTATTTTTTAATGTAGCGTATTTACCGTGCAACATAAGCTGCATTACAAAACATTGGCTATGGGTAATTTTGTTTAAAGTAAGGTTAACGTAACCACGCTCTAAATCTGCTTGCGTAATAACGCTCTCAGTAAAATACTGAGCGCCACGGGCACTTGGATGTGTTGCGCTCAGCGAAATAACATCACCTTCATTTACAGCATCTGGCAAATCGCATTGCAATGTAATTGCATGAAGCGCATTAGCTTGTACCGAAAGGTTTTCGTATTCCATGGTGTGGCTCATAGCCGCAGACATCGGATCATCAAGTGATTGCAGTGCAAATGTTAGTTGCACTAAAGGTGTGGTCATTTACTTCGTCTTCTAGATTATAAAAAATACAGTTTGAGTTTAAATTATCACCTACTTAGATTGCAGTTTTATGACAAATTGCACTTAATCGGATAATCGCTGCTTTTTGATCAAAAATGATCGTTATAAGGTTTTCATTGAATTTAGGTGACGTTTGTTGTCAAAGTAGGTGAAACTTGCGATCCAGCCTAAAAGGGTATTAATAGTGCTTAAAAATAGTGCTTATAAATATTGTGGGGTAAGCATTTAGGCAGCAATATAATTTATATACGCAGAGCGATTTTTCATTTTCAACTATATGAATTTTAGCTGTATATACAGCCATAGTACGGTCGCTCGCATAGTCAATAAAACGACCCCGTTGCTCGTTTTATACTATGAAGAAAAGCGAGCACTGAAGGATTTTAATAACGCTGGCAATTAGTTGGCAAGTTTGTTACTAATAAACAAACAAGAAAAACGAGCTCCGCCGTGGTAGAAAAACGCGCGATTCGCTCGCTATAAACATGTTAGCGTTCAAGTGTACCTCACTCCAATCAAGTTATAGAAAGTAATAGGAATTATTATGGAAGATGTAAAAACAATCCCTTTTTTGAATGGAAATGCTTGGATAAGGGCTGATTTTCATCTTCATACAAAAGCAGATAAAGAGTTTAAATATAGTGGAGAAGATAACTCTTATGTTTCGGATTATGTCGCCAAACTAAATTCAGAAAGAATTCAATTAGGTGTAATAACGAACCACAATAAATTTGTTTTGAGTGAGTTTAACGCTTTAAAAAAGAAAGCAAAAAAATCAAAGATTGGCCTTCTCCCAGGTGTTGAGCTTTCGGTAAATGATGGAGCAAATGGAATTCATGTTCTTGTCGTATTTTCTGAAGAATGGATATCAGAAGGTCAAGATTATATTAACAATTTTCTAAATGTAACTTTCGCAGGAAGAACTCCATCTCAATATGAGCAGGAAAATGCTAGGTCAAATGATGATTTACTAGCCACTTTGAAGAAACTTGAAGCATATAACAAAAGTTTCTTCATTATATTCGCACATGTTGAAGCACCAAGCGGCCTTTGGAACGAGGTTGCGGGTGGAAAAATGCAAGAAATTGCTAAAGAACCGCTAGTTAAAAAGTATTGCAGAGGTTTCCAGAAAGTTAGAACGATTGATAATCCAGATAAGGTTAATAAATCAAAGGTTACTTCATGGTGGGGGGAAGCATATCCTGCAGAACTTGAGGGATCTGATCCAAAAAAAGTTGATGAAATTGGACGAGGTAAACAGTGTTACATAAATATAGGTGACTTCTCCTTTGATGCCGTTAGATATGCACTGTCAGATCATAACTACAGAGTTTCTTTTGAAAACAAAGGCGTTAGGCATTCCTATATTAAGAGTATTAGTTACGACGGTGGCTTTTTAGACGGTGTTACATTACCACTATCTCCGGGTTTGAATTGTCTTATTGGAATTCGCGGTAGCGGTAAGTCTTCAATTTTAGAAAGCTTGCGTTACGGTCTTGATATCCCAATGGGTAATACTCCTCAAGATAAAAATTATAAACAGTCACTTCTTCCACATATGTTGAAAAGTGGTGGAAAAATAACAATTGAAGCAGTTGATAGACATGGGGAAACTTATGAAGTATCTAGAATATTAAATAGCACCCCAGATGTTTACAAAAATGGGAACCATATTCCAGATATAAAAATTCTGGGAACTATTGTTAATAATCCGCTTTATTTCGGCCAAAAAGATTTGGCATCCGCGGGTGATGGTTTTGGACATGATTTAGTCGAAAAGATAGTACGGGATGAATTGGTTGATGTTAGAAAACGTATCGCTCAAAAGCAGGCAAACGTAACTGAGTGCATTGAA
Protein-coding regions in this window:
- a CDS encoding anhydro-N-acetylmuramic acid kinase, which gives rise to MHPHIAALYNSAQKPSRLIVGLMSGTSLDGLDVALCKVSGAGLNTHIEILNFTTVEYSDDYKSKIKEVFAKRECDLELVTLLHPWVGKLHGNMVNQCLKVWQVDPSTIDVIASHGQTIYHCPQSQHNHKSFTNGTLQIGDSDQIAVTTGITTIGDFRQKHIAAGGEGAPLAVYGDYLFFSSLVENRILLNMGGIANLTFLPKSGDANSVFSSDIGPGNTIMDAYVQKYFEGMHFDDGAKIAKAGKVNMPLLHALCADDFFNLSMPKTTGPEVFNLAYLKAAQALTNTLDLTHHDVMATLNAFSANVISDAIKQCAKHEANCVVYASGGGIHNPLLMEQLLNLCPEVKAFKNTQVLGIDPDAKEAVLFAILANECLAGEQQHLNNTAQGIAGVTMGKISFPD